The DNA region CAATGCCGAAGATATTGATCTTCGCGAGCAAGTCTCCCTGCGCCACCCAATACAACAAAAAGAACGGAAACGTAATGGCGACCATGTCCACTGCCGACCAGTTGAACATATAGATTCCCGCCGCATATCGGAACGGGACATTTTGCCACGCCATCTTTAGCGACTCTCGGAAAGGAAGCGGTTCCTCTTCGCGGGAGGAATATCGCTCGCGCACGAACAAACCGATCAGAAAGAGCGGCAGCGATCCGACCGCGCCGAAGATGGCTCCCGCGGTCATGAATCCCTGCTGCTGGGTTCCTCCACCGGCAAGGACGCCGTCCACGATCATGGGTGCGGTGACGACCACGGTGATCGCGGCGACCAATTGAAAGACCGTGCGGAAGCTCGAAAGTGAGGTGCGCTCGTCATAATCACGCGTCAATTCGGGAGTCAGAGAAAGGAAAGGCATGACAACCAGCGTGGTCAGCGTATCTGAGAGCATGAAGGCAAGCGTTACGTAGACCAGCAAGCCGATCTGGCTCTCCCAGTTCGGCGCGGACCACAGGATGACGAAACTCAGTCCAAATGGAAATGCGAACCACAACAGGAACGGACGCCTGCGCCCGTATTTTGTTTTGATGCGGTCGCTCAAGAGTCCGATGAGCGGGTCGTTGATGGCGTCCCAGATGATTCCAACCAGCGCGCCGATGGACGCCAGCCGCGGCTCGATGCCGACCACGTCCGTGAGGTAGATGGCATAGAAGATCGAGCGCATCATACCAATGCTGGCAGGACCCAGGTCACCGGAGCCGTATAACAATTTCAACCAGAAGGGGAGCGACGATTTTTTCAAAATCAATTCCTAAAAAGTTCGCGCAAGTGTAGCACGAATTGGAGAAAAAACATCTTTTTTTATACGTGCTAATCAACAAGTACCATTTAGCGATAAAATAGACTTCATGTCCTCGCTTGCAGACAAATTGAAGTCCCTGGGCGTAAAGACAGGGACTTCGCATCTTTCCAAGCCCGAACCTGCCAGCCATTCCATTGAATCGGTCGTGGCTGGGACATTTTTCCCCACACCGCGCGGAGAAGCCTTCGTCTCCGAACAGGTATTCGGAGAAGATTACCTGCACGGGACCATCTCCCCCTATTCCAGATTTCCGCTTTCATTAATTTCGCAATGGGCGAACGATGCGCGTATCGCAGAGATGCCGATCCGCAAGTTCGCGTTTCTCGACACTGAAACATCCGGCGTCTCCGGCGGCACAGGGACATATGCCTTTCTGGTCGGCGCCGCTCGTTTCATGGACGATAAATTCGTGCTCAAGCAGTTCTTTCTGCGGGATCCGTCCGAAGAACCTGCCATGCTCGAAGCATTGATCCATTTTCTTGCGCCGTGCGAGGGATTGGTGACTTTCAACGGCAAATCCTTCGATGCGCCTTTGTTGCGGACGCGCTATTCATTGCACCGCATCCCCGTGCCATTCAAGGAGTACGCCCATATTGACCTGTTGCCGCTGGCGAGACGTTTGTGGCGGGACCGGCTCCCCTCGCGTGCGTTGAAATATCTCGAAGAGCACGTGCTGGGTTTCACGCGCACCTCGGAGGAAGTGCCTGGCTATGAGATCCCCTGGTTGTATTTTGATTATCTGCGCAGCGGTGACGCGCGTCCGATGGGAGGTGTGTTCTATCACAACGCCATGGATGTGGTGGCGATGGCGGCGTTGCTCGGACACGTCAGTGAAATGCTGGCAGATCCCTATGATGGACGGGTTGAACATGGTCTCGATTTTATTGCGCTGGGAAAGTTGTTCGAGGATCTCGGTCACTGGGACGAGGCGGCGCGTCTGTATGAGCGTGGACTCGAGTCCGGATTGGAGGAATCAGATTTCGGCGTGGCGGTGAGGCGGCTTTCCACCCTGCAAAAGAGGCGCGGGGATGTGAGTCAGGCTGTGCGCTTGTGGGAGGAGGCTGCGGGGAAGGGTCATATCTATGCTCATATCGAACTGGCGAAATATTATGAGCACAAAATGCGCGATGTGAAGCTGTCCATGAAGTGGGCGAAGTCTGCGCGCAAGGCAGTGGAAAAGTCGGACCTGCCTGAGTACATCCGCAGGCACTGGCTGGGTGAAATTGATCACAGGCTGGCGCGGCTGGAACGAAAAGCGGGTTTATAATTGGGTAATCATTAAATTCGGAGGAGCTAGTATGCAGATCATCGTTTCTCAAGAACAGGGCAAAGCCCCTGTGACCGTTCTGAAACTGGCGGGTCAGTTGGATGGACAGACCTATCAAAACCTGATCGCACAAGCCCAGGAGTTGTATAAGGGCGGCACGCAGAACATCCTGCTGGACATGGAAGAGTTGACGTACATCTCCAGTGCGGGGCTGGTTTCCCTGCATACCATTGCGCTGCTCTTGCGCGGTGAAA from Anaerolineales bacterium includes:
- a CDS encoding MFS transporter, translated to MKKSSLPFWLKLLYGSGDLGPASIGMMRSIFYAIYLTDVVGIEPRLASIGALVGIIWDAINDPLIGLLSDRIKTKYGRRRPFLLWFAFPFGLSFVILWSAPNWESQIGLLVYVTLAFMLSDTLTTLVVMPFLSLTPELTRDYDERTSLSSFRTVFQLVAAITVVVTAPMIVDGVLAGGGTQQQGFMTAGAIFGAVGSLPLFLIGLFVRERYSSREEEPLPFRESLKMAWQNVPFRYAAGIYMFNWSAVDMVAITFPFFLLYWVAQGDLLAKINIFGIDLALESAFFGVLMSVCILFVPFWLWFARRYNKIRAYIVGMSAWIIVQTLIFTIPQGDVEYLLLIAAMAGVGVSAAYVLPDSILPDVIEWDELRTGRRQEGIYYGIRTLIRKLTGALVIFITLQVLGWSGYQSPPADAAQFTQSDSALFSIRLLVSFIGVTILLGTVILAWSYPLTREKYTRIRRLLEIRRNKNVETDSQPVSTSLNFESDT
- a CDS encoding ribonuclease H-like domain-containing protein; this encodes MSSLADKLKSLGVKTGTSHLSKPEPASHSIESVVAGTFFPTPRGEAFVSEQVFGEDYLHGTISPYSRFPLSLISQWANDARIAEMPIRKFAFLDTETSGVSGGTGTYAFLVGAARFMDDKFVLKQFFLRDPSEEPAMLEALIHFLAPCEGLVTFNGKSFDAPLLRTRYSLHRIPVPFKEYAHIDLLPLARRLWRDRLPSRALKYLEEHVLGFTRTSEEVPGYEIPWLYFDYLRSGDARPMGGVFYHNAMDVVAMAALLGHVSEMLADPYDGRVEHGLDFIALGKLFEDLGHWDEAARLYERGLESGLEESDFGVAVRRLSTLQKRRGDVSQAVRLWEEAAGKGHIYAHIELAKYYEHKMRDVKLSMKWAKSARKAVEKSDLPEYIRRHWLGEIDHRLARLERKAGL
- a CDS encoding STAS domain-containing protein; its protein translation is MQIIVSQEQGKAPVTVLKLAGQLDGQTYQNLIAQAQELYKGGTQNILLDMEELTYISSAGLVSLHTIALLLRGETPPDPEQGWSAFKSMDKPRDGGSKNIKLLNPRPEIVSVLDMVGFSAFFEIFTDKQKALESF